From the Lolium rigidum isolate FL_2022 chromosome 2, APGP_CSIRO_Lrig_0.1, whole genome shotgun sequence genome, one window contains:
- the LOC124691157 gene encoding uncharacterized protein LOC124691157 gives MRSSSYMSFGVAVIVLLVLSTAMEAEAIRLDAETRASVSSSSSSRSLNKPIENAVKGPASSANEAKTSAVVAAKEVRAVAHKLPEFHEDYYGPSDHSPRHH, from the exons ATGAGAAGCTCTAGCTACATGTCATTTGGTGTTGCCGTGATAGTACTTTTGGTACTGTCGACGGCCATGGAGGCTGAAGCCATCCGACTGGACGCAGAGACCCGCGCATcagtcagcagcagcagcagcagcaggagcctaAAC AAACCAATCGAGAATGCTGTCAAGGGACCTGCTAGCTCGGCAAACGAGGCAAAGACGAGCGCCGTTGTTGCCGCGAAAGAAGTCAGGGCGGTGGCACACAAGCTGCCGGAGTTCCACGAGGACTACTACGGTCCGAGTGATCACAGCCCAAGACACCACTGA